TCCTGAGGGATCTGTCATTGATATCGACGACCCGTCTCCACGAAACATTATCAGGATCGATATTGAGTCTGGTCAGCCCCTGCTTCTCCAGAAAAGAATCGCTCCAGCGGCTTTCGTGATAGATGCGTGCATCTATAGCCGCAGCTGTGAGGTTGTGGGCTGCCGTTATGGCATGAAGGTCGCCGGTCAGGTGGAGGTTGAAGTCTTCCATAGGAACAACCTGACTGTATCCGCCTCCGGCCGCTCCGCCTTTGATTCCGAATGTCGGACCCATGGAAGGCTGTCTGATGGCACATGCCGCTTTTTTACCGAGATATCCCAATCCTTCAGTCAGACCGACGGTGGTTGTGGATTTTCCTTCTCCGAGCGGAGTGGGAGTGATGGCAGTAACATCGATGTACTTGGCTTTCTTTCCCGCCGGAGCGTGTTTTATCGCATCAAGCTTGACTTTTCCCTTATAGGGGCCATAGAGTATAATATCATCCTTGGCGATGCCGATCGATTCGGCAATTTCGAGAATAGGCTGAACTTCCGCTGCCTGAGCGATTTCCAGATCCGAGGGTACCGGTTTTATTTTCTTTACTGACATAGTGCCTCCTGGGTGTTTTTTCTTTTATTATGTATGATTGTATGACAAAGCTTCCAGCTTGTGAAATAAAATCATTTTATATCCATTATTCTGCTTCAGACATAATTAAGTAACGGGTCAAAATTTTATCCAGTTCGCCTGAATTATCCAATTTCTCCACTGTTTCGTTAATTATACGTCTCAATTCATCTCCATATGGATAGTTTTTTGTTATTAAAAAATGAAAATCTTCTTTTTCAACTCCGGGCATAGTTTTATAGCCTATATCAGAATCGAGAAGCTTTTCTCCTATAAGTGACATGCCCGCAGTTGTTTCGTAGCGGGCCAATACGACAGCACATCGTTTCTGCCTGAGCTGATCAAAGAGATTTCTCCCCGATTTAGCGATCCTGTTGACATCTTCATTATTCAATCCGAAATTAATATAATTATAACCGACCCTACCGTTTACGATTCCTATTTCTAAAATGTCTTCTGGTTTTTCTATATGAATTCCCATGGGAAATTGTTCTTTCAAATAAAAATAACTCGGTGTTATCTGATAAACGGCACGAGTCGAATAGAATTTTTCAAGCCTTTCAGAATTAAGAGATACGGGGAGAACCATCTGAATACTCTCGCCTTTCTCCAATTCATAGAATACTCTGGTCCAGGGGTAGTTAATGTAATCAAAATTAATATTGTATTCTTTCGCTACAATTTCCAAAATATCAATATTATATCCGGAAGGTTCGATTTTCTGATCCGGAGCGACAGGAATAAAATACTCAAAGGGCGGCCAGTTCCCATCAACTTCGTCGTCTCCAATATAGATGACTGTACCCGGAGGAATAGATGTTTCATTCTGACTAAAAAGACTTATTTTTAAGAAAAAAACCATGAAAAGAAAGAGAATGATTTCTTTTTTCATACTTTTAAGTTTAGTAAATATATAATTTTTTTCAATCTTTTATTCCGGAGTCAGCCACCAGAGAACAACTTTAGAATAGCCGATGGAAAGGCATTCAAGACATTAACGCTTTCTGAGCGTTTTGTAATAGAACTTTCTGGCGGCTTCCACAATCCGGTAAAGAGGATAAACAATCGAAGAATACCGGTAATCCCAGGCCCCGAGGCGGTGATGGATGTCTCCGCCGAATCCCCTTTTGAAACGGTACAGCCCGTGCATGGGATGCTCGGGATCATCGGCGGGCGGAATGCCGAACATATCGTAGGAATCGCAGCCCGCGGCCTTCGCCGCTTTGATAGCTTCCCACTGCAGGGCATAAGCCGGCATCAGGTTCCGCTTTTCATTGGATGACGCCCCGTAGAGATAGGTGGCGCGTTTTCCGTCGATGAGAACAATAATACCCGCGAGAAGATCGCCTTCGTGTCTGGCCAGAAAGAGACGGGATTCGGGATTACCACCTGTTCCGTCAGCCATTGAGAATACTTTTCCGTAATAATCGCGGCTGTGGATGGAAATGCGGTCCCTTTCCGATGTGGTTCTGTAGAGTTCGTACCAGGCATCAAGATCGGATTCCGTTCCGGTTTCCACAACGACGCCCTTTTTTCCGGCCAGTTTGATGTTATAGCGGGTTTTCTTATGCATAGCTGCCAGCAAGTCATTTTCCGATTGATTCAGATTGATGATGACTGTATCAGGGGGCTGGATATCCATCGGGGCTTTGGAGATACCTTTGAAATTCAGGGGTTCGGGCAATGAGTCCTCACCGGTCTCTCCCCATAAGAAGTCATAGCGTACAAAAAATGTCCCCAGGGGAACGAACTCCAGGAGATCGCGGGAGAGTTTGTGAATAAAATATTCCCTCTCCTCCGGATCGACCTCCACGGAGGGACCATGGGGGACATAAGCGAGAGACAGAGTCCCTTTAAAGGTTCTGACCAGCACGAGAAGGGGATAGGACTCCCCTTTCCATGTCAGTTTAAGCGGAACGGACTTCCATCCCGTTTTTTCCCTCAGCCCGGCCCAGTAGCCCGACTGAAGGAAATTGGAATGGCCGTTCAGGTAGACCGGCGATACCTCTTCGAGTTTAAGGTCGCTCAAAGGGGTCAGCCTACTTCGCCGTTTTTGACTTTGGCGGTTTTCAGTTCCTGACCGTTAACAGTCAGAGCTGTCCCGCCTGTTTTGACTATGAAATCTTCTGTTCTCAGAGGGATTTCGAAGAACCGGCTCGCTTTCAGTTTTGTGTATTCGCGCTTTTCTCTTTTGTCATCAGCCAGAACGACGGGGGTTCCCGGCGCGGCATCTTCGATGAAAATAACTTCCACATTCTCATCTTTGTCCTCGGCGGCGAGAATCATACCCATGCTCTTGATACCCCGAAGCTTCGTGGGTTTGAGATTAGCCACGACAACGAGATTCTTTCCGAGGAGCTCTTCCTCTTTGTAATGGGGAACCAGACCGGAAACGATGGTTCTCGGTTCGTCTTCGCCGCAGTCGATCTTCTCGACATAGAGTTTTTCCGCTTCGGGATGTCTTTCGATCTCGACGATTTTTCCGACGACAAGCTGTATCTCTTTATTGAACTGGGCTTCCACACTTTCGTCAGCGGCAGCCGCTCTTTCGTCCTGGGTACCGGCAAAGCGCTCGCGCAATTCATCGATTCTCTTCTCTTCCAGTTTGGTGAAGAGGATTTCCGGTTTGTTGATTCCCGTAATTCCTTCGATCTTTGCCAGACTGCTCCACGAGAGATCGGCTCCTTCCAGGAACGAAACGATCTTTTCCGATGTTTCGGGTATATAGGGATGGGTCAGGATCGCAAGGTCCCGGACCAGATATATGAGGCTTTTCAGGAGAGACGCTGCCGCAGCGGGATCCTCCGTTCTGGTTCTCCAGGGCTCGCCGGCCTGGAAGGCTCTGTTGCCCATGGATGAGAGCATAAAGATCTCTCTGAAGGCATCGCGCAGTTCCGCCCGGTCCAGTTTCGCTGAGATAAGCTCCTCTTTCTCTTTGACTTCTTTCCAGAAATCGGCATCCACTTCCGCTTCGGGAACCTGCCCGTCGAAGAACCGGTTGGCGAATGTGAGCGTTCTGTTGACCAGATTGGCCAGGTTGCCGATCAGTTCGGAATTGACCTTCTCTTCAAAATCCTTCCAGAGGAACTGGGTATCGGACTTCTCCGGTCTGTTGTAGAAGATGTAAAAGCGCCAGACGTCGGCGGGGATGCCCGTTTCCTGACAGTCGTTTCCGAAAACGCCGACTCCCTTGCTCTTGGAGAATTTGGCGTTTTCATAATTCAGGTATTCGGAACTTGACATGTGATGAAGCATTGTCCAGGGCTCTCCCGATCCCAGAAGAGTCGACGGGAATATTACCGTATGGAAGGGGATGTTGTCCTTACCGATAAACTGGAACAGTTCCACCTCTTCGGGGTTCTGCCACCAGTCCTTCCATTGATCTGTCAGATTGGCGGTTATGGAGATGTAGCCTATGGGCGCGTCAAACCAGACATAGAAAACCTTGTCTTCGAATCCCTCTTTCGGCACGGGGATTCCCCATTTCAGGTCTCTGGTGATACATCTCTCTTTCAGGCCGTCGCGGATCCAGCTCTTAGTCATCTGAACGGCGTTTCTCGCCCAGAATCCCTGTTCCGACGCTTCGTCCATCCAGCTCTCAAGCTTGGGCAGGATAGCGGGAAGATCGATAA
This window of the Spirochaeta isovalerica genome carries:
- the metG gene encoding methionine--tRNA ligase — protein: MKKRLVTSALPYVNNIPHLGNLIQVLSADVFARYCRQYGYETMYVCGTDEYGTATETKALSEGVSPRELCDKFHVIHRDIYKWFNIDFDHFGRTSTDKQTEIVQGLFKAIDDAGYIREQTLEQLFCNSCDRFLADRYVHGTCPHCGSENARGDQCEDCGKLLEPVELENPKCGVCGSKPEVRSTKHLFIDLPAILPKLESWMDEASEQGFWARNAVQMTKSWIRDGLKERCITRDLKWGIPVPKEGFEDKVFYVWFDAPIGYISITANLTDQWKDWWQNPEEVELFQFIGKDNIPFHTVIFPSTLLGSGEPWTMLHHMSSSEYLNYENAKFSKSKGVGVFGNDCQETGIPADVWRFYIFYNRPEKSDTQFLWKDFEEKVNSELIGNLANLVNRTLTFANRFFDGQVPEAEVDADFWKEVKEKEELISAKLDRAELRDAFREIFMLSSMGNRAFQAGEPWRTRTEDPAAAASLLKSLIYLVRDLAILTHPYIPETSEKIVSFLEGADLSWSSLAKIEGITGINKPEILFTKLEEKRIDELRERFAGTQDERAAAADESVEAQFNKEIQLVVGKIVEIERHPEAEKLYVEKIDCGEDEPRTIVSGLVPHYKEEELLGKNLVVVANLKPTKLRGIKSMGMILAAEDKDENVEVIFIEDAAPGTPVVLADDKREKREYTKLKASRFFEIPLRTEDFIVKTGGTALTVNGQELKTAKVKNGEVG
- a CDS encoding substrate-binding periplasmic protein produces the protein MKKEIILFLFMVFFLKISLFSQNETSIPPGTVIYIGDDEVDGNWPPFEYFIPVAPDQKIEPSGYNIDILEIVAKEYNINFDYINYPWTRVFYELEKGESIQMVLPVSLNSERLEKFYSTRAVYQITPSYFYLKEQFPMGIHIEKPEDILEIGIVNGRVGYNYINFGLNNEDVNRIAKSGRNLFDQLRQKRCAVVLARYETTAGMSLIGEKLLDSDIGYKTMPGVEKEDFHFLITKNYPYGDELRRIINETVEKLDNSGELDKILTRYLIMSEAE
- a CDS encoding lipid II:glycine glycyltransferase FemX, with translation MSDLKLEEVSPVYLNGHSNFLQSGYWAGLREKTGWKSVPLKLTWKGESYPLLVLVRTFKGTLSLAYVPHGPSVEVDPEEREYFIHKLSRDLLEFVPLGTFFVRYDFLWGETGEDSLPEPLNFKGISKAPMDIQPPDTVIINLNQSENDLLAAMHKKTRYNIKLAGKKGVVVETGTESDLDAWYELYRTTSERDRISIHSRDYYGKVFSMADGTGGNPESRLFLARHEGDLLAGIIVLIDGKRATYLYGASSNEKRNLMPAYALQWEAIKAAKAAGCDSYDMFGIPPADDPEHPMHGLYRFKRGFGGDIHHRLGAWDYRYSSIVYPLYRIVEAARKFYYKTLRKR